The Acidobacteriota bacterium genome includes a window with the following:
- the nuoH gene encoding NADH-quinone oxidoreductase subunit NuoH: MNEFLTSPLMTYVGLPLIKGVVILAVLLLVMAYLTFAERKILAYMQVRIGPNRVGPRGWLQPIADGLKLLVKEDLVPGRAERFVFMLAPALIFAPAILVWAVIPWGETFTVSGVEITPFLADINIAILFVLAVSSVGIYGIILGGWASNNKFSLMGGLRSAAQLVSYEVPLGFAVVSVLLMASTLSLVGIVEAQRDAGLWFFIPGILGFGIYFICGVAENNRNPFDLPEAEAELVAGFHTEYSGMKFAMFYLAEYINMMVVSSLAVILFFGGWLRPFPNVEFLAFLDVIPPVLWFAGKVLAFIFVYIWFRGTFPRYRFDQLMQVGWKWLLPLSLANIAVIALGVLLLKG; the protein is encoded by the coding sequence ATGAATGAGTTCTTGACCTCCCCTCTCATGACCTACGTCGGTCTGCCCCTGATCAAAGGCGTCGTAATCCTCGCCGTGCTGCTGCTTGTGATGGCCTATCTGACATTCGCCGAGCGCAAGATCCTCGCCTACATGCAGGTCCGTATCGGTCCCAACCGGGTCGGCCCCCGGGGCTGGCTGCAGCCGATCGCCGACGGGCTCAAGCTGCTGGTCAAGGAGGACCTGGTGCCGGGCCGCGCCGAGCGCTTCGTCTTCATGCTCGCACCAGCGCTGATATTTGCGCCCGCGATCCTGGTCTGGGCGGTGATCCCCTGGGGCGAAACCTTCACGGTTTCCGGGGTCGAGATCACACCTTTCCTGGCCGACATCAACATCGCGATTCTCTTCGTGCTCGCGGTGTCCTCGGTCGGCATCTACGGCATCATCCTTGGTGGCTGGGCGTCCAACAACAAGTTCTCATTGATGGGCGGACTCCGATCTGCCGCACAGTTGGTCTCCTACGAGGTGCCGCTCGGTTTCGCGGTGGTGTCGGTGCTGCTGATGGCCAGCACCCTGTCGCTGGTCGGGATTGTCGAGGCGCAGCGCGATGCCGGACTCTGGTTCTTCATTCCCGGCATCCTCGGGTTTGGCATCTACTTCATCTGCGGTGTGGCCGAGAACAACCGCAACCCCTTCGACCTGCCCGAGGCCGAGGCGGAGCTGGTGGCCGGCTTCCATACCGAGTACTCCGGAATGAAGTTCGCGATGTTCTATCTCGCCGAGTACATCAACATGATGGTGGTGTCGTCGCTGGCGGTGATCCTCTTCTTCGGAGGCTGGCTGCGGCCCTTCCCGAACGTCGAGTTCCTCGCCTTCCTCGACGTGATCCCGCCGGTCCTCTGGTTCGCCGGCAAGGTGCTGGCCTTCATCTTCGTCTACATCTGGTTCCGCGGCACCTTCCCGCGATACCGCTTCGACCAGCTGATGCAGGTCGGTTGGAAGTGGCTGCTGCCGTTGTCCCTGGCCAACATCGCCGTGATCGCGCTCGGTGTTCTGCTCCTGAAGGGTTGA